One segment of Curtobacterium poinsettiae DNA contains the following:
- a CDS encoding DUF4190 domain-containing protein, whose protein sequence is MSNPGNAPATNSGNGIAVGSLVLGIVGVVFSFLFVWVGLIASIIGLVLGFVARRRNAGSRGMVLAGIILSVIGLVLSIIFIIVALTIVVPAINN, encoded by the coding sequence ATGTCCAACCCCGGCAACGCACCTGCGACCAACAGCGGCAACGGAATCGCCGTCGGCTCGCTCGTCCTCGGCATCGTCGGCGTCGTCTTCTCGTTCCTCTTCGTCTGGGTCGGGCTCATCGCCAGCATCATCGGCCTGGTCCTGGGCTTCGTCGCCCGTCGCCGGAACGCCGGCAGCCGAGGCATGGTGCTCGCTGGCATCATCCTGAGCGTCATCGGCCTCGTGCTGTCGATCATCTTCATCATCGTCGCTCTGACGATCGTCGTACCTGCGATCAACAACTGA
- the dhaK gene encoding dihydroxyacetone kinase subunit DhaK — MKKLINDPQAVVEETVRGFARAHAGHVVLVEDPIHLHRADAPVAGKVGIVSGGGSGHEPLHAGFVGYGMLDAAVPGPVFTSPTPDPIVAATKAVDGGAGVLHIVKNYTGNVLNFETAAELAAMDDVRVESVVVDDDVAVQDSLFTAGRRGVAGTVVVEKCAGAAAERGDDLDAVAAVARHVNDVTRSMGLALASGTVPHAGEPSFVLADDEVELGIGIHGEPGRERIAMAPADELVDRVLEPILTDLDAPAGSSLLLLVNGMGGTPLSELYIAYRRAAEVLSDRGYQVARSSRVGDYVTSLEMQGFSLTVTVLDDELTALWDAPVETPALRWGR, encoded by the coding sequence ATGAAGAAGCTCATCAACGACCCGCAGGCCGTGGTCGAGGAGACCGTCCGGGGCTTCGCCCGGGCACACGCCGGGCACGTCGTCCTGGTCGAGGACCCGATCCACCTGCACCGCGCTGACGCACCCGTCGCCGGCAAGGTCGGGATCGTCAGCGGCGGTGGCAGCGGCCACGAGCCGCTGCACGCCGGCTTCGTCGGGTACGGCATGCTCGACGCCGCGGTGCCCGGCCCGGTGTTCACGAGCCCGACGCCCGACCCGATCGTCGCCGCGACGAAGGCCGTCGACGGCGGTGCGGGCGTGCTGCACATCGTGAAGAACTACACCGGCAACGTGCTCAACTTCGAGACGGCCGCCGAGCTCGCGGCGATGGACGACGTCCGCGTCGAGTCCGTCGTGGTGGATGACGACGTCGCGGTGCAGGACTCCCTGTTCACCGCCGGCCGTCGCGGTGTCGCCGGGACCGTCGTGGTGGAGAAGTGCGCCGGCGCCGCCGCCGAGCGCGGGGACGACCTGGACGCGGTCGCCGCGGTGGCCCGGCACGTCAACGACGTCACGCGGTCGATGGGGCTCGCGCTGGCGTCTGGCACCGTCCCGCACGCCGGGGAGCCGTCCTTCGTGCTGGCCGACGACGAGGTCGAGCTCGGCATCGGCATCCACGGCGAGCCGGGCCGCGAGCGGATCGCGATGGCACCGGCGGACGAGCTGGTCGACCGCGTGCTGGAACCGATCCTGACCGACCTCGACGCCCCGGCCGGCTCGTCGCTGCTGCTCCTGGTGAACGGCATGGGCGGCACCCCGCTGTCCGAGCTCTACATCGCCTACCGACGCGCCGCCGAGGTCCTCTCCGACCGCGGCTACCAGGTCGCGCGTAGTTCGCGCGTCGGCGACTACGTCACGTCCCTCGAGATGCAGGGGTTCTCGCTCACCGTCACGGTGCTCGACGACGAACTCACTGCCCTCTGGGACGCCCCGGTGGAGACCCCGGCCCTGCGCTGGGGACGCTGA
- the dhaM gene encoding dihydroxyacetone kinase phosphoryl donor subunit DhaM — MTVGILVVSHSAAIATGTVELARQMAADVPLVAAGGTDDGGIGTSFEAISAGIEELAQADAVVVLCDLGSAYLTTDTALDFLDDDVRARVHVSPAPLVEGTVAAAVAAQTGGDADAVLAAAASAAGSEADASSASLPTGDQPGGAGPADGAAPVDGASGADRVSASVELVNETGLHARPAAEFVKTAAKYDASVHVNGVDAKSLLAIMALALPKGATVSVDATGQDAQAAVDALVELVRSGFGE; from the coding sequence GTGACCGTCGGCATCCTGGTCGTCTCGCACAGCGCGGCGATCGCGACCGGCACCGTCGAGCTGGCCCGGCAGATGGCGGCGGACGTGCCGCTCGTCGCCGCGGGCGGCACGGACGACGGCGGCATCGGTACCTCGTTCGAGGCGATCTCCGCGGGCATCGAGGAACTCGCCCAGGCGGACGCCGTCGTGGTGCTGTGCGACCTCGGCTCCGCCTACCTGACGACCGACACCGCGCTCGACTTCCTGGACGACGACGTCCGAGCCCGCGTCCACGTGTCGCCGGCCCCGCTGGTCGAGGGCACGGTGGCGGCTGCGGTCGCCGCCCAGACGGGTGGCGACGCCGACGCGGTGCTGGCCGCCGCGGCATCGGCCGCGGGTTCCGAGGCGGACGCGAGCAGCGCCTCCCTTCCGACCGGTGACCAGCCTGGAGGCGCGGGGCCGGCCGACGGGGCTGCTCCCGTCGACGGCGCGTCCGGCGCCGACCGCGTCAGCGCGTCGGTCGAGCTGGTGAACGAGACCGGGCTGCACGCCCGGCCCGCCGCGGAGTTCGTGAAGACGGCGGCGAAGTACGACGCGAGCGTGCACGTCAACGGCGTGGACGCGAAGAGCCTGCTGGCGATCATGGCCCTGGCGCTGCCGAAGGGTGCGACGGTGTCGGTCGACGCGACCGGGCAGGACGCGCAGGCCGCGGTCGACGCCCTGGTGGAACTGGTCCGGTCCGGCTTCGGCGAGTGA
- a CDS encoding helix-turn-helix domain-containing protein, with the protein MSEFANVLRSWRDRVRPEAVGLPAGPGRRTPGLRREELAALAGVSVDYVVRLEQGRATNPSPQLLAALATALRLSSEERDHLCRVAGVAPPSHQVVPRHITPGVQRLVDRLGDVPLAVFTATHDIVLWNELWAAVNGDPSRYVGLDRNLVWRHFMQERDGVDWDDEHQEEFSSDLAADLRQAYGRYPADRDLADLVERLLRESPEFARRWETGRIAEHRASRKVVHTPVGPVEIDCDVLSVPGGDLRIVVYTVVPGSEDAAKLDLLRVTGLQELTPR; encoded by the coding sequence ATGAGCGAGTTCGCGAACGTGTTGCGTTCCTGGCGTGACCGGGTGCGTCCCGAGGCGGTCGGCCTGCCGGCCGGCCCCGGCAGACGGACCCCGGGGCTCCGCCGCGAGGAGCTCGCCGCGCTGGCGGGCGTGAGCGTCGACTACGTCGTCCGCCTCGAGCAGGGCCGGGCGACGAACCCGTCGCCGCAGCTGCTCGCCGCCCTCGCGACGGCGCTCCGGCTGTCGTCCGAGGAGCGGGACCACCTGTGCCGGGTGGCCGGCGTCGCCCCGCCGTCGCATCAGGTGGTGCCGCGGCACATCACGCCGGGCGTGCAGCGGTTGGTGGACCGGCTCGGCGACGTCCCGCTCGCGGTGTTCACGGCGACCCACGACATCGTGCTCTGGAACGAGCTGTGGGCCGCGGTGAACGGCGACCCCTCGCGGTACGTCGGGCTCGATCGCAACCTGGTCTGGCGGCACTTCATGCAGGAGCGCGACGGGGTGGACTGGGACGACGAGCACCAGGAGGAGTTCTCGAGCGACCTCGCCGCCGACCTGCGGCAGGCGTACGGCCGCTACCCGGCGGACCGTGACCTCGCGGACCTGGTCGAACGGCTGCTGCGGGAGTCCCCCGAGTTCGCCCGCCGCTGGGAGACCGGCCGGATCGCCGAGCACCGTGCGAGCCGCAAGGTCGTGCACACGCCCGTCGGGCCGGTGGAGATCGACTGCGACGTGCTGAGCGTTCCCGGCGGTGACCTGCGGATCGTCGTCTACACGGTCGTGCCGGGCTCCGAGGACGCCGCGAAGCTCGACCTGCTCCGGGTCACGGGCCTGCAGGAGCTCACGCCGCGGTGA
- a CDS encoding alcohol dehydrogenase catalytic domain-containing protein has translation MRAVQYAQFGSVPSIVDLPEPVAPEHGVVVRVAATGVCRSDWHAWKGHDDAVRLPHVPGHEFAGVVASVGAGVQRFAVGDRVTAPFVFACGTCAECLDGATQVCTAQQQPGFDLQGSYADSLVVPHADLNLVALPDAVDFAVAAALGCRFGTAFHALHARGRVAAGEWVVVYGCGGVGLSAVMVAVAAGAHVVAVDVSAAALERAAALGADTVLMDADAVTTVRSRTGGGAHVSLDAYGSRATSVAAVASLRPRGRHVQVGLLLDDEAAPAIPMGRVIADELELLGSHGAAVGEYGAMLDAVVAGRLRPEETIGRTIGFDDLPEALVAMDRPATSSGMTVAVF, from the coding sequence ATGCGCGCCGTCCAGTACGCCCAGTTCGGTTCCGTCCCCTCGATCGTCGACCTGCCGGAGCCGGTCGCGCCCGAGCACGGCGTCGTCGTCCGGGTGGCGGCCACCGGTGTCTGCCGCAGCGACTGGCACGCATGGAAGGGCCACGACGACGCCGTCCGGCTGCCGCACGTGCCCGGGCACGAGTTCGCCGGCGTCGTCGCCTCCGTCGGTGCGGGCGTCCAGCGCTTCGCGGTCGGCGACCGGGTCACGGCTCCGTTCGTGTTCGCCTGCGGGACCTGCGCCGAATGCCTCGACGGCGCCACCCAGGTGTGCACCGCCCAGCAGCAGCCCGGGTTCGACCTGCAGGGCTCGTACGCGGACTCCCTGGTCGTCCCGCACGCCGACCTCAACCTCGTCGCGCTGCCCGACGCCGTGGACTTCGCGGTGGCGGCGGCGCTGGGCTGCCGGTTCGGCACCGCGTTCCACGCCCTCCACGCCCGGGGGCGCGTCGCCGCAGGGGAGTGGGTCGTGGTCTACGGCTGCGGGGGAGTCGGGCTCTCCGCGGTCATGGTCGCCGTGGCCGCCGGCGCGCACGTGGTCGCTGTCGACGTCTCCGCGGCCGCACTCGAACGCGCCGCCGCCCTGGGTGCCGACACCGTGCTGATGGACGCCGATGCCGTCACCACGGTCCGATCCCGCACGGGTGGCGGAGCGCACGTCTCGCTCGACGCCTACGGCAGCCGTGCCACCTCCGTCGCCGCCGTGGCGTCCCTGCGTCCGCGCGGCCGGCACGTGCAGGTCGGGCTGCTGCTCGACGACGAAGCCGCTCCGGCGATCCCGATGGGGCGGGTGATCGCGGACGAACTCGAACTGCTCGGCAGCCACGGCGCGGCGGTCGGGGAGTACGGCGCGATGCTCGACGCCGTCGTGGCCGGACGACTGCGTCCGGAGGAGACGATCGGCCGCACGATCGGCTTCGACGACCTGCCCGAGGCGCTCGTCGCGATGGACCGACCAGCGACGTCGTCGGGCATGACCGTCGCGGTGTTCTGA
- a CDS encoding GNAT family N-acetyltransferase, producing the protein MTDLRFSADPADLDVDRVHRWLSEESYWARGRDRATQDAIIAGSRNFGVYDATTGEQLGYARLITDGVTFGWLADVFVDPDARGRGVGIELVRGVTEAVEPLGLKRFALFTADAHGLYERFGFRPLPDPDGWMMRPGPGFGADVHD; encoded by the coding sequence GTGACCGACCTGCGCTTCTCCGCCGACCCCGCCGACCTCGACGTCGACCGCGTGCACCGCTGGCTCAGCGAGGAGTCCTACTGGGCTCGCGGGCGTGACCGTGCGACGCAGGATGCGATCATCGCCGGTTCCCGGAACTTCGGCGTGTACGACGCGACGACCGGCGAGCAGCTCGGCTACGCGCGGCTGATCACCGACGGCGTGACCTTCGGGTGGCTCGCCGACGTGTTCGTGGACCCCGATGCCCGGGGCCGCGGCGTCGGGATCGAACTCGTGCGCGGCGTGACCGAGGCGGTCGAGCCGCTCGGCCTGAAGCGCTTCGCCCTGTTCACCGCGGATGCCCACGGGCTGTACGAACGGTTCGGGTTCCGCCCGCTGCCCGACCCGGACGGCTGGATGATGCGCCCCGGGCCGGGGTTCGGTGCCGACGTGCACGACTGA
- a CDS encoding TetR/AcrR family transcriptional regulator C-terminal domain-containing protein, translated as MATTADGPGTARGAATRAKILAATAGLLSAGTRSVTVSEVARAAGVYPNQITHHYGSKDRLVLDAAFALFLRDTTRLQAAGRRARSPESFREVLARTALAMPSTPLVVRALGAAGDDPAQRERVRLLLAVLFRQSERYLERVVDDQGWTSPSGVARDARTFWSAVFGATLLADAGVTGGPSDLDLAGTISIR; from the coding sequence ATGGCAACCACGGCGGACGGCCCCGGAACGGCACGCGGCGCGGCGACACGGGCGAAGATCCTCGCGGCGACGGCCGGACTGCTCAGTGCGGGCACTCGGAGCGTCACCGTCAGCGAGGTCGCCCGGGCCGCGGGTGTCTACCCGAACCAGATCACGCACCACTACGGCTCGAAGGACCGCCTGGTGCTCGACGCCGCGTTCGCGCTGTTCCTCCGCGACACCACGCGACTGCAGGCGGCCGGCCGGCGAGCCCGCTCGCCGGAGTCGTTCCGGGAAGTCCTCGCTCGCACCGCCCTCGCGATGCCGTCGACCCCGCTCGTGGTCCGGGCGCTCGGGGCCGCCGGGGACGACCCGGCGCAGCGTGAGCGCGTGCGACTGCTGCTCGCCGTGCTGTTCCGGCAGTCCGAGCGCTACCTGGAACGCGTCGTCGACGATCAGGGCTGGACGAGCCCGAGCGGCGTCGCCCGCGACGCCCGCACGTTCTGGAGCGCCGTGTTCGGTGCCACCCTGCTCGCGGACGCCGGGGTCACCGGCGGCCCCTCGGACCTCGACCTGGCGGGGACGATCTCGATCCGGTGA
- a CDS encoding MIP/aquaporin family protein, translating into MDGIGVNFLSELVGTAMLIILGGGVVAAVSLAKSKGFGAGFLMVTIGWGFAVFAGVTVSYKSGGQLNPAVSLAQAILGNITVGEMFLYWLAQLIGAIIGAVIVWLAYKQHFDEEPDAAAKLGVFSTGPAIRSYGWNLVTEIIGTFVLVFVVIAFTNGQTPSELGAIPVAFLVIAIGVSLGGPTGYAINPARDLGPRIAHAFLPIKGKGSSDWAYAWVPVVGPLIGGALAAGLSYALLPVVS; encoded by the coding sequence ATGGACGGCATCGGCGTCAATTTCCTGTCCGAGCTCGTCGGTACGGCGATGCTCATCATCCTGGGTGGCGGCGTCGTCGCCGCCGTCTCGCTGGCGAAGTCCAAGGGCTTCGGAGCCGGGTTCCTGATGGTCACGATCGGCTGGGGCTTCGCGGTCTTCGCCGGTGTCACCGTGTCCTACAAGTCCGGCGGACAGCTCAACCCCGCGGTCAGCCTCGCGCAGGCGATCCTCGGCAACATCACCGTCGGCGAGATGTTCCTCTACTGGCTCGCCCAGCTGATCGGCGCGATCATCGGTGCGGTCATCGTCTGGCTCGCCTACAAGCAGCACTTCGACGAGGAGCCCGACGCGGCCGCCAAGCTCGGCGTCTTCTCGACCGGCCCCGCGATCCGCTCGTACGGCTGGAACCTCGTCACGGAGATCATCGGCACCTTCGTGCTGGTCTTCGTCGTCATCGCGTTCACCAACGGGCAGACCCCGTCGGAGCTCGGTGCGATCCCCGTCGCGTTCCTCGTGATCGCGATCGGTGTCAGCCTCGGTGGCCCCACCGGCTACGCCATCAACCCGGCCCGTGACCTCGGCCCCCGCATCGCGCACGCCTTCCTGCCCATCAAGGGCAAGGGCTCGAGCGACTGGGCCTACGCCTGGGTGCCGGTCGTCGGACCGCTGATCGGTGGCGCCCTCGCCGCCGGGCTGTCCTACGCCCTGCTGCCCGTCGTCAGCTGA
- a CDS encoding SDR family NAD(P)-dependent oxidoreductase — protein sequence MTTTLITGANRSLGLETARRLLEAGHTVYAGMRDPANGDDARALGAHVVQLDVTDQASIDAAIATIPELDVLVNNAGILGTSFGVDDLDASAMATVLDTNVTGIVRVTQAALPLLRRSAAPVIVNVSSGVGFPRWLTTPGHDEYGVPAVPYAASKAAVIALTVQYAKNLPGFRVNASDPGYTATEFNGFGGHQTITEGTDATVMLATIGTDGPTGEFHNREGRIEY from the coding sequence ATGACAACGACACTGATCACCGGGGCCAACCGCAGCCTCGGACTCGAGACCGCACGCCGACTGCTCGAAGCCGGCCACACCGTCTACGCCGGCATGCGCGACCCGGCCAACGGCGACGACGCCCGCGCCCTCGGCGCACACGTCGTGCAGCTGGACGTCACCGACCAGGCCAGCATCGACGCGGCGATCGCGACGATCCCCGAACTCGACGTCCTCGTGAACAACGCCGGGATCCTCGGCACCTCGTTCGGGGTCGACGACCTCGACGCGAGCGCGATGGCGACCGTGCTCGACACCAACGTCACCGGGATCGTGCGGGTGACCCAGGCCGCGCTGCCCCTGCTGCGACGCTCGGCAGCACCCGTCATCGTGAACGTCTCGTCGGGGGTGGGGTTCCCGCGCTGGCTGACGACGCCGGGGCACGACGAGTACGGGGTGCCGGCGGTGCCGTACGCGGCGTCGAAGGCGGCCGTGATCGCGCTGACCGTGCAGTACGCGAAGAACCTGCCCGGGTTCCGGGTGAACGCGAGCGACCCGGGCTACACGGCGACGGAGTTCAACGGGTTCGGCGGACACCAGACGATCACCGAGGGCACCGATGCCACGGTCATGCTCGCGACGATCGGCACCGACGGGCCGACGGGGGAGTTCCACAACCGCGAGGGCCGGATCGAGTACTGA
- a CDS encoding beta-ketoacyl-[acyl-carrier-protein] synthase family protein, translating into MDIVITGYGAVSPFGHGVTPLWDALVAGRSGVRALHRDGALWQQVPIRVGADAALDADGALGRVRANRLDRSQQLALVAADEAWADAGAPAVEGDRLAVVIGTGIGGVETLLDAHDVLGASGARRVSPRTVPMLMANGAAAQISIAYGARGGAYTTVSACASGAEAIATAARLIATGEADVVITGGTEAAVTPVTMASFAQSQALAKPDGDDPTTLSRPFDADRRGFVLGEGAGIVVLERADHAAARGQRSHGSLAGWGITSDAHHITAPLADGSEQERAMRAAIRMAGLTGGDVDHVNAHATGTPVGDVGEAAAISRAVGTGALVTAPKSAIGHMFGAAGAVEAILTLRALETGTVPPTLNLDRLDPAVDLDVVSGAARTAPLRAALNNSFGFGGQNASLVFTAA; encoded by the coding sequence GTGGACATCGTCATCACCGGCTACGGCGCGGTCTCACCCTTCGGCCACGGCGTCACGCCACTCTGGGACGCCCTGGTGGCCGGTCGCTCCGGCGTCCGCGCCCTGCACCGCGACGGAGCGCTCTGGCAACAGGTGCCGATCCGGGTCGGCGCCGATGCCGCCCTCGACGCCGACGGAGCGCTCGGGCGGGTCCGTGCGAACCGTCTCGACCGCAGTCAGCAGCTGGCACTCGTCGCCGCGGACGAGGCCTGGGCCGACGCCGGTGCCCCCGCGGTGGAGGGCGACCGACTCGCCGTGGTCATCGGCACCGGGATCGGGGGAGTGGAGACGCTCCTGGACGCCCACGACGTGCTCGGTGCGTCCGGTGCCCGGCGGGTCTCACCGCGCACGGTGCCGATGCTCATGGCGAACGGTGCCGCCGCGCAGATCAGCATCGCGTACGGGGCGCGAGGCGGCGCCTACACGACGGTGTCGGCCTGCGCCTCGGGGGCCGAGGCCATCGCCACCGCCGCACGACTCATCGCCACCGGTGAGGCCGACGTGGTCATCACCGGCGGGACCGAGGCCGCCGTCACCCCGGTGACGATGGCATCGTTCGCCCAGTCACAGGCCCTCGCGAAGCCCGACGGCGACGACCCCACCACCCTGTCACGGCCGTTCGACGCCGACCGCCGCGGCTTCGTCCTCGGCGAGGGCGCCGGCATCGTCGTGCTCGAGCGTGCCGACCACGCCGCGGCCCGAGGACAGCGGTCGCACGGCTCGCTCGCCGGATGGGGGATCACCTCGGACGCGCACCACATCACCGCACCGCTGGCGGACGGCAGCGAGCAGGAGCGGGCCATGCGCGCCGCGATCCGGATGGCGGGACTCACCGGCGGCGACGTCGACCACGTGAACGCGCACGCCACCGGCACCCCCGTCGGCGACGTCGGCGAGGCGGCCGCCATCAGCCGTGCTGTGGGGACCGGCGCGCTGGTCACCGCGCCGAAGAGCGCGATCGGGCACATGTTCGGCGCCGCCGGAGCCGTCGAGGCGATCCTGACCCTGCGGGCGCTCGAGACCGGCACCGTGCCGCCGACCCTGAACCTCGACCGGCTCGACCCCGCGGTGGACCTCGACGTCGTCTCCGGCGCAGCTCGGACCGCGCCGCTCCGTGCCGCGTTGAACAACTCGTTCGGGTTCGGCGGTCAGAACGCGTCGCTGGTGTTCACCGCGGCGTGA
- a CDS encoding copper resistance protein CopC has product MHAHRDDQRRSRAATPRVLFAVALSAFLVLIGTTPASAHAALTSSDPADGATVAADLERVTLTFSEAPLAGLQAGLRIEVRDDGGTDESSGAVAVDGTSMSKAVSLSPGPHTLVWRYVSPDGHPIEGQLAFSVEPVASPTVPPTTTSPTTAPTSSSEPTTAAAGAAPNTGAGTHAHGHGGPALLFGVVGILAVLVIGAVVLRIRRGADARTEG; this is encoded by the coding sequence GTGCACGCTCACCGAGATGACCAACGCCGCTCACGAGCTGCGACGCCCCGGGTCCTGTTCGCCGTCGCCCTGTCCGCGTTCCTCGTGCTGATCGGGACGACACCTGCGTCGGCGCACGCAGCACTGACCTCGAGTGATCCGGCGGACGGCGCCACGGTGGCTGCCGACCTTGAGCGAGTGACACTCACCTTCAGTGAGGCGCCGCTTGCCGGGCTCCAAGCCGGCCTGCGCATCGAGGTCCGCGACGACGGCGGGACCGACGAGTCCTCCGGAGCGGTGGCCGTCGACGGCACCTCGATGTCCAAGGCGGTGTCGCTCTCCCCCGGCCCGCACACCCTCGTCTGGCGGTACGTCTCCCCCGACGGCCATCCGATCGAGGGGCAGCTCGCGTTCTCGGTGGAACCGGTCGCATCCCCGACCGTCCCACCCACGACGACGAGCCCGACGACCGCGCCCACATCATCCTCGGAACCGACGACAGCGGCAGCGGGAGCCGCACCGAACACGGGTGCCGGAACGCACGCGCACGGCCACGGCGGCCCGGCACTCCTGTTCGGGGTCGTCGGGATCCTGGCAGTGCTCGTCATCGGCGCGGTCGTGCTCCGCATCCGCCGGGGCGCGGACGCGCGGACCGAGGGTTGA
- the dhaL gene encoding dihydroxyacetone kinase subunit DhaL: protein MALDTAWAIDWVRRTAATIDEHRAELVTLDREIGDGDHGENLDRGFRAVLEAVDSGSFDTPGAVLKTVATKLISTVGGAAGPLFGTAYLKAAQAAGDAAELDADTLVAVLTAARDGVVSRGKATVGDKTMVDAWSPAVDAAAAAAGAGDDPKAVLTAAADAAAQGAADTEPLVAHKGRASYLGDRAIGYRDPGAQSTAYILRAAVDAA from the coding sequence TTGGCGCTCGACACCGCATGGGCCATCGACTGGGTCCGTCGCACCGCCGCGACGATCGACGAACACCGCGCCGAGCTCGTCACGCTCGACCGCGAGATCGGGGACGGCGACCACGGCGAGAACCTCGACCGCGGGTTCCGGGCCGTGCTCGAGGCCGTCGACTCCGGGTCCTTCGACACCCCGGGTGCCGTGCTCAAGACCGTGGCGACGAAGCTCATCTCCACCGTGGGCGGGGCGGCCGGCCCGCTCTTCGGCACCGCCTACCTGAAGGCGGCGCAGGCCGCCGGTGACGCGGCCGAACTCGACGCGGACACCCTCGTCGCCGTCCTCACCGCCGCCCGCGACGGAGTCGTGTCCCGCGGCAAGGCCACGGTCGGCGACAAGACGATGGTCGACGCGTGGAGCCCCGCGGTCGACGCCGCAGCAGCGGCTGCCGGCGCCGGCGACGACCCGAAGGCCGTCCTCACCGCGGCAGCCGACGCCGCCGCGCAGGGTGCGGCGGACACCGAGCCGCTCGTCGCCCACAAGGGCCGCGCGAGCTACCTCGGCGACCGCGCGATCGGGTACCGCGACCCCGGTGCGCAGTCGACCGCGTACATCCTGCGCGCAGCGGTGGACGCAGCGTGA